From the Motacilla alba alba isolate MOTALB_02 chromosome Z, Motacilla_alba_V1.0_pri, whole genome shotgun sequence genome, one window contains:
- the LOC119695959 gene encoding IgGFc-binding protein-like isoform X3: protein MDCSLGKADVLRWFWNVMFWALLHAPSITSEMSPPHLGDEFLVAFLQNGDQRTLRSDFRLLLLTGPSLSTTATISMKRPGLRMTVQAAANQPVLVKIPPQAEMVGSQIFENAVVVKTTAAVTAVMVNDKPTAADSAVIIPVHRWGTEYHVVTPNPGPTRNAQFVVAAWDQPTTVNIHLNADITFRGRLHRRGSTLTIPLEPFQAAQIQSVADLSGTRVVAQRPVAVFSGHTCVGRLSRCDHVVEQLYPITQWGKSFLVPPVPFQGQSNLIYITAAQPTRVTGHGEVTKTTREIQPNHSLLYGTQSPKGLFLTSEAGVQVFLLGSGENSGAVTSEPFFVSIPDITSYCNSYSIVVLEGYDNRILLVAKTAETSGILLNKRPLGSVAWQQIPGTEYSWVEINLGSGFGIHRVEHERAAFGVWNVGMGQGKRYGTEGACDSDPCRQVQCRPKESCHLDKGAPSCRHDYLGTCTGSSSLQYHTFDGASVFPRGGCRYTLARYCGADPTLEPFIVEEQRSQDHSKKPLANVYVYAYNISIHAGEDKAVQVNNKATNLPAILEEGKVQIFQNEGRTILQTDFGLQVTYDEDQVIMVALPSSYFGASCGLCGNFNEDTDDEAMVPNGIPGEGGEDWVESWRDPSCQEDCGDQETAQGMERCGIMATNNPSTTISACFHNNRSYKLHEEFWEDGSCQKRCRCEGSGTVTCKPGGCRSHEKCVVVNGIARCTPNKHYTCIGTGDPHYTTFDGVRFDFQGSCIYQFSALCTPKPTLVPFNVTVENNHRGSRAVSFTKTVNLEVYGSVISMSQEHPRKVKVDGTFVSLPFTHPHFSVFYRGVHGFVTTDFGVTVTFDWYSYARVILPTTYSGAVCGLCGNANGDPDDDFVTPAGHRASHETQLGDSWKVGDIPGCSAGCGAECPVCDAVKVQPYRGDKYCGVIARAGGPFKECHRVINPESFLQDCAFDACHYKGHRDTVCQGVSAYVTACQSHGLVVETWRTAEFCTLSCPPHSHYELCGSPCQPTCQTPSVPTSCPASPCSEGCFCDTGYVLSGSNCVPHSECGCEYLGRYYQKDTEFYPSCRERCRCGANATVTCQEAFCGAHEECRVEDGVLGCHPTGYGRLVVSGDPHYVTFDGRTFNIPGSCTYVLARVCEPARRLVNFTVLVEHEAGSHGDPVLMKRVVVSIHGYTVTMERGRRWEVMVDLEHYTLPLVTEDKNLRIGQEGNNIILHTAAGIRILYNTATFLLITVPDIYRGRLCGLGGNYDGDPSNDLRLPNGALVENTQEFVTSWKVPEKDRACSDGCDDGVCNRCDVAKEVTYGRNGSCGIIRDAEGPFQGCHPRVSPMEYFTHCVHDVCAANGDRAALCHALQAYAAACQAAGATVRAWRTKEFCPLSCPPNSHYELCTRTCDLTCAALVGPARCSWGCFEGCQCDEGFVFDGDTCVSPERCGCLHRGRYLKAGETVTFNNCSKECHCHPSRGLVCRDTQCPQDQVCVIRDGAQVCARREGHCRVTPGATMTTFDGVTGSLLASGTYKVSALCDEEALDWFKVVMEVSDCRDMSIPAATAAIVFVREGVVSVNGNMEVWVNGLFTRPPTTVSDSLFVASSPENVTITHRSGMSITITRDGEATITVTSSLASRLCAPCGNFNQNPRDDLKLPDGRDAQSIGEVVDMWKSRDFAGCD, encoded by the exons ATGGATTGCAGCTTGGGAAAAGCAGATGTGCTGAGATGGTTCTGGAATGTTATGTTCTGGG ctctcctccaTGCCCCCAGCATCACCTCTGAGATGTCACCACCTCACCTGGGTGACGAGTTCCTGGTGGCCTTCCTGCAGAATGGTGACCAGCGCACCCTTCGCAGCGACttccgcctcctcctcctcactggcCCCTCCCTGTCCACCACTGCCACCATCTCCATGAAGAGACCTGGATTACGGATGACggtgcaggcagctgccaaTCAACCAGTCCTGGTGAAGATCCCACCCCAAGCCGAGATGGTGGGAAGCCAAATTTTTGAAAACGCTGTGGTGGTGAAGaccactgctgctgtcaccgCAGTGATGGTCAACGACAAACCCACAGCAGCTGACTCTGCTGTCATTATTCCAGTCCACAGGTGGGGGACGGAATACCACGTGGTCACCCCCAACCCTGGCCCCACCCGCAATGCCCAATTTGTGGTGGCTGCTTGGGATCAACCCACCACAGTCAACATTCATCTCAACGCTGACATCACTTTCCGTGGACGACTGCATCGACGTGGCTCCACCCTTACCATCCCGCTGGAGCCATTCCAAGCAGCCCAGATCCAGAGCGTGGCCGATCTTTCCGGAACGCGGGTGGTGGCACAGAGACCAGTGGCTGTCTTCAGTGGTCACACCTGTGTGGGCAGGTTAAGCCGCTGTGATCACGTGGTGGAACAGCTCTATCCTATCACCCAGTGGGGAAAATCCTTCCTTGTGCCACCAGTGCCCTTCCAGGGACAATCCAACCTCATCTACATCACCGCTGCCCAACCAACGCGTGTCACGGGTCATGGTGAAGTCACCAAGACCACGCGAGAGATACAACCCAACCACTCGCTGCTCTATGGCACCCAATCCCCAAAGGGCTTGTTCCTCACTTCTGAAGCTGGCGTCCAGGTTTTTCTGTTGGGCAGCGGTGAGAACAGCGGTGCAGTAACCTCTGAGCCCTTTTTTGTCAGCATCCCGGACATAACCAGTTACTGCAACTCCTACAGCATCGTTGTACTGGAGGGATACGACAACCGCATCCTCCTAGTGGCCAAGACAGCAGAAACTTCTGGAATACTGTTGAACAAGAGGCCATTAGGGAGTGTGGCATGGCAGCAGATCCCTGGGACAGAATATTCATGGGTGGAGATAAATTTGGGAAGTGGATTTGGAATCCATCGTGTGGAGCATGAGAGAGCAGCATTTGGGGTGTGGAACGTCGGGATGGGACAGGGGAAGCGCTATGGAACAGAGGGAGCTTGCGACAGTG ACCCCTGCCGGCAGGTACAATGCCGCCCTAAGGAGAGCTGTCACCTGGACAAGGGTGCACCCTCCTGCCGCCATGACTACCTGGGCACCTGCACAGGCTCCTCATCCCTGCAGTACCACACCTTTGATGGGGCCTCCGTGTTCCCCCGTGGTGGCTGCAGGTACACCCTGGCCAGGTACTGTGGTGCTGACCCCACCCTGGAGCCCTTCATCGTGGAGGAGCAGCGGAGCCAGGATCACTCCAAGAAACCATTGGCCAATGTCTATGTCTATGCCTACAATATCTCCATCCATGCTGGTGAGGACAAAGCCGTCCAG GTTAACAACAAAGCCACCAACCTTCCAGCCATCCTGGAAGAGGGAAAAGTCCAGATTTTCCAAAATGAGGGCCGTACCATCCTCCAGACGGATTTTGGGCTGCAGGTGACCTATGATGAGGACCAGGTTATCAtggtggcactgcccagcagctATTTTGGGGCCAGCTGTGGCCTCTGTGGCAACTTCAATGAGGATACAGATGATGAAGCCATGGTTCCCAATGGTATTCCTGGTGAAGGTGGTGAGGACTGGGTGGAAAGCTGGAGAGATCCTTCATGCCAGGAAGATTGTGGAGACCAGGAGACTGCACAGGGCATGGAGAGGTGTG GCATCATGGCAACCAACAACCCCAGCACCACCATCTCTGCTTGTTTCCACAACAATCGCTCCTACAAGCTCCATGAGGAATTTTGGGAAGATGGGAGCTGCCAGAAGAGGTGCCGGTGTGAGGGTTCAGGGACAGTGACTTGTAAGCCAGGGGGATGTAGATCCCATGAAAAGTGTGTCGTGGTTAATGGCATCGCCAGGTGTACACCCAACAAGCACTACACCTGCATCGGGACAGGTGACCCACACTACACCACCTTTGACGGGGTGAGGTTTGACTTCCAAGGCTCCTGCATCTACCAGTTTTCTGCCCTCTGCACCCCCAAGCCCACCCTCGTCCCCTTCAATGTCACCGTGGAAAACAACCACCGTGGCAGCCGTGCCGTGTCCTTCACCAAGACCGTCAACCTGGAAGTCTATGGGAGTGTCATCAGCATGAGCCAGGAGCACCCACGCAAGGTCAAG GTGGATGGTACCTTTGTGTCCCTTCCCTTCACCCACCCCCACTTTTCTGTGTTCTACCGTGGCGTCCATGGCTTTGTCACCACTGACTTCGGTGTCACTGTCACCTTTGACTGGTACAGCTACGCCCGTGTCATCCTCCCCACCACCTACTCTGGTGCTGTCTGTGGCCTCTGTGGCAACGCCAATGGTGACCCCGATGACGACTTTGTCACCCCTGCTGGCCACCGTGCCTCCCATGAGACCCAGCTGGGTGACAGCTGGAAAGTGGGGGACATCCCCGGGTGCTCAGCTGGTTGTGGCGCAGAGTGCCCAGTGTGTGATGCAGTGAAGGTGCAGCCATACCGTGGGGACAAGTACTGTGGAGTGATCGCCCGAGCAGGAGGACCCTTCAAGGAGTGTCACCGTGTCATCAACCCGGAGTCGTTCCTACAGGATTGTGCTTTCGATGCCTGTCACTACAAGGGACACCGTGACACTGTGTGTCAGGGTGTCTCTGCCTATGTCACCGCATGTCAGAGTCACGGGTTGGTTGTGGAGACGTGGAGGACGGCGGAGTTCTGCA ctctttCCTGCCCCCCTCACTCCCACTATGAGCTCTGTGggagcccctgccagcccaccTGCCAAaccccctctgtccccacctCCTGTCCCGCATCTCCTTGCTCCGAGGGCTGTTTCTGCGACACCGGTTATGTCCTCAGCGGCTCCAACTGTGTCCCCCATTCTGAGTGTGGCTGTGAGTACCTTGGTCGCTACTACCAAAAGGATACAGAGTTCTACCCCTCATGCCGGGAACGCTGCCGCTGTGGCGCCAACGCCACAGTGACCTGCCAGGAGGCATTCTGTGGTGCCCACGAGGAGTGCCGGGTGGAAGACGGCGTGTTGGGCTGTCACCCCACTGGTTACGGCCGGTTGGTTGTGTCAGGAGATCCCCACTATGTCACCTTTGATGGACGCACCTTCAATATCCCGGGATCCTGCACCTACGTCCTGGCGCGGGTGTGTGAGCCAGCACGACGGTTGGTCAACTTCACAGTGTTGGTGGAGCATGAGGCAGGCAGTCACGGTGACCCAGTGCTGATGAAGAGAGTGGTGGTATCCATCCATGGGTACACCGTCACCATGGAGCGGGGACGGAGGTGGGAGGTGATG GTGGACTTGGAGCACTACACCCTCCCGCTGGTGACAGAGGACAAGAACCTCCGCATTGGCCAAGAGGGGAATAACATCATCCTTCACACTGCCGCAGGAATCCGCATCCTCTACAACACAGCCACCTTCCTCCTCATCACTGTCCCAGACATCTACCGCGGCCGGCTGTGCGGCTTGGGTGGCAACTATGATGGGGACCCCAGTAATGACTTACGGCTGCCCAACGGAGCACTGGTGGAAAACACCCAGGAATTTGTCACCTCCTGGAAGGTTCCAGAGAAGGACAGAGCGTGCAGTGATGGCTGCGATGATGGTGTGTGCAACAGGTGTGATGTTGCCAAAGAGGTGACGTATGGCAGGAATGGATCCTGCGGGATCATTCGTGACGCAGAAGGGCCCTTCCAGGGGTGCCACCCACGCGTTAGCCCCATGGAGTATTTCACCCACTGCGTCCATGATGTCTGTGCCGCCAACGGGGACCGCGCCGCCTTGTGCCATGCACTGCAGGCATACGCTGCTGCTTGCCAAGCTGCTGGAGCTACGGTCAGAGCGTGGAGGACAAAGGAGTTCTGCC ccctctcctgccccCCAAACAGCCACTATGAGCTCTGCACCCGCACCTGTGATCTCACCTGTGCTGCCCTCGTGGGCCCCGCCCGCTGCAGCTGGGGGTGCTTTGAGGGGTGTCAGTGTGATGAGGGGTTTGTCTTCGATGGGGACACCTGCGTGTCACCTGAGCGCTGCGGCTGCCTCCACAGGGGACGCTACCTCAAG GCAGGTGAGACTGTCACCTTTAACAACTGCTCCAAGGAATGCCATTGTCACCCATCACGGGGACTGGTGTGCCGGGACACACAGTGTCCCCAGGACCAGGTGTGTGTCATCCGTGACGGGGCACAGGTGTGTGCCAGGAGGGAAGGCCACTGTCGGGTCACGCCTGGAGCCACCATGACCACCTTCGATGGTGTCACCGGGTCCTTGCTGGCCAGTGGCACCTACAAGGTGTCAGCCCTCTGTGATGAGGAGGCACTGGATTGGTTCAAGGTGGTGATGGAGGTCAGCGACTGTCGTGACATGAGCATCCCCGCAGCCACAGCTGCCATCGTCTTTGTCCGCGAGGGCGTTGTCAGCGTCAATGGCAACATGGAGGTGTGG GTCAATGGCCTCTTCACCCGGCCCCCCACCACCGTCTCTGACTCCCTCTTTGTGGCATCATCCCCTGAGAATGTCACCATCACCCACCGCTCTGGGATGTCCATCACCATCACCCGGGATGGGGAAGCAACCATCACCGTGACCTCAAGCCTGGCCTCCCGTCTCTGTGCCCCCTGTGGGAATTTCAACCAAAACCCCAGAGATGACCTGAAGCTTCCAGACGGACGTGATGCTCAGAGTATTGGAGAAGTGGTGGACATGTGGAAATCCCGGGATTTTGCTGGATG CGACTGA
- the LOC119695959 gene encoding IgGFc-binding protein-like isoform X1, which produces MDCSLGKADVLRWFWNVMFWALLHAPSITSEMSPPHLGDEFLVAFLQNGDQRTLRSDFRLLLLTGPSLSTTATISMKRPGLRMTVQAAANQPVLVKIPPQAEMVGSQIFENAVVVKTTAAVTAVMVNDKPTAADSAVIIPVHRWGTEYHVVTPNPGPTRNAQFVVAAWDQPTTVNIHLNADITFRGRLHRRGSTLTIPLEPFQAAQIQSVADLSGTRVVAQRPVAVFSGHTCVGRLSRCDHVVEQLYPITQWGKSFLVPPVPFQGQSNLIYITAAQPTRVTGHGEVTKTTREIQPNHSLLYGTQSPKGLFLTSEAGVQVFLLGSGENSGAVTSEPFFVSIPDITSYCNSYSIVVLEGYDNRILLVAKTAETSGILLNKRPLGSVAWQQIPGTEYSWVEINLGSGFGIHRVEHERAAFGVWNVGMGQGKRYGTEGACDSDPCRQVQCRPKESCHLDKGAPSCRHDYLGTCTGSSSLQYHTFDGASVFPRGGCRYTLARYCGADPTLEPFIVEEQRSQDHSKKPLANVYVYAYNISIHAGEDKAVQVNNKATNLPAILEEGKVQIFQNEGRTILQTDFGLQVTYDEDQVIMVALPSSYFGASCGLCGNFNEDTDDEAMVPNGIPGEGGEDWVESWRDPSCQEDCGDQETAQGMERCGIMATNNPSTTISACFHNNRSYKLHEEFWEDGSCQKRCRCEGSGTVTCKPGGCRSHEKCVVVNGIARCTPNKHYTCIGTGDPHYTTFDGVRFDFQGSCIYQFSALCTPKPTLVPFNVTVENNHRGSRAVSFTKTVNLEVYGSVISMSQEHPRKVKVDGTFVSLPFTHPHFSVFYRGVHGFVTTDFGVTVTFDWYSYARVILPTTYSGAVCGLCGNANGDPDDDFVTPAGHRASHETQLGDSWKVGDIPGCSAGCGAECPVCDAVKVQPYRGDKYCGVIARAGGPFKECHRVINPESFLQDCAFDACHYKGHRDTVCQGVSAYVTACQSHGLVVETWRTAEFCTLSCPPHSHYELCGSPCQPTCQTPSVPTSCPASPCSEGCFCDTGYVLSGSNCVPHSECGCEYLGRYYQKDTEFYPSCRERCRCGANATVTCQEAFCGAHEECRVEDGVLGCHPTGYGRLVVSGDPHYVTFDGRTFNIPGSCTYVLARVCEPARRLVNFTVLVEHEAGSHGDPVLMKRVVVSIHGYTVTMERGRRWEVMVDLEHYTLPLVTEDKNLRIGQEGNNIILHTAAGIRILYNTATFLLITVPDIYRGRLCGLGGNYDGDPSNDLRLPNGALVENTQEFVTSWKVPEKDRACSDGCDDGVCNRCDVAKEVTYGRNGSCGIIRDAEGPFQGCHPRVSPMEYFTHCVHDVCAANGDRAALCHALQAYAAACQAAGATVRAWRTKEFCPLSCPPNSHYELCTRTCDLTCAALVGPARCSWGCFEGCQCDEGFVFDGDTCVSPERCGCLHRGRYLKAGETVTFNNCSKECHCHPSRGLVCRDTQCPQDQVCVIRDGAQVCARREGHCRVTPGATMTTFDGVTGSLLASGTYKVSALCDEEALDWFKVVMEVSDCRDMSIPAATAAIVFVREGVVSVNGNMEVWVNGLFTRPPTTVSDSLFVASSPENVTITHRSGMSITITRDGEATITVTSSLASRLCAPCGNFNQNPRDDLKLPDGRDAQSIGEVVDMWKSRDFAGCHISHQTRQEVDAPIYPIP; this is translated from the exons ATGGATTGCAGCTTGGGAAAAGCAGATGTGCTGAGATGGTTCTGGAATGTTATGTTCTGGG ctctcctccaTGCCCCCAGCATCACCTCTGAGATGTCACCACCTCACCTGGGTGACGAGTTCCTGGTGGCCTTCCTGCAGAATGGTGACCAGCGCACCCTTCGCAGCGACttccgcctcctcctcctcactggcCCCTCCCTGTCCACCACTGCCACCATCTCCATGAAGAGACCTGGATTACGGATGACggtgcaggcagctgccaaTCAACCAGTCCTGGTGAAGATCCCACCCCAAGCCGAGATGGTGGGAAGCCAAATTTTTGAAAACGCTGTGGTGGTGAAGaccactgctgctgtcaccgCAGTGATGGTCAACGACAAACCCACAGCAGCTGACTCTGCTGTCATTATTCCAGTCCACAGGTGGGGGACGGAATACCACGTGGTCACCCCCAACCCTGGCCCCACCCGCAATGCCCAATTTGTGGTGGCTGCTTGGGATCAACCCACCACAGTCAACATTCATCTCAACGCTGACATCACTTTCCGTGGACGACTGCATCGACGTGGCTCCACCCTTACCATCCCGCTGGAGCCATTCCAAGCAGCCCAGATCCAGAGCGTGGCCGATCTTTCCGGAACGCGGGTGGTGGCACAGAGACCAGTGGCTGTCTTCAGTGGTCACACCTGTGTGGGCAGGTTAAGCCGCTGTGATCACGTGGTGGAACAGCTCTATCCTATCACCCAGTGGGGAAAATCCTTCCTTGTGCCACCAGTGCCCTTCCAGGGACAATCCAACCTCATCTACATCACCGCTGCCCAACCAACGCGTGTCACGGGTCATGGTGAAGTCACCAAGACCACGCGAGAGATACAACCCAACCACTCGCTGCTCTATGGCACCCAATCCCCAAAGGGCTTGTTCCTCACTTCTGAAGCTGGCGTCCAGGTTTTTCTGTTGGGCAGCGGTGAGAACAGCGGTGCAGTAACCTCTGAGCCCTTTTTTGTCAGCATCCCGGACATAACCAGTTACTGCAACTCCTACAGCATCGTTGTACTGGAGGGATACGACAACCGCATCCTCCTAGTGGCCAAGACAGCAGAAACTTCTGGAATACTGTTGAACAAGAGGCCATTAGGGAGTGTGGCATGGCAGCAGATCCCTGGGACAGAATATTCATGGGTGGAGATAAATTTGGGAAGTGGATTTGGAATCCATCGTGTGGAGCATGAGAGAGCAGCATTTGGGGTGTGGAACGTCGGGATGGGACAGGGGAAGCGCTATGGAACAGAGGGAGCTTGCGACAGTG ACCCCTGCCGGCAGGTACAATGCCGCCCTAAGGAGAGCTGTCACCTGGACAAGGGTGCACCCTCCTGCCGCCATGACTACCTGGGCACCTGCACAGGCTCCTCATCCCTGCAGTACCACACCTTTGATGGGGCCTCCGTGTTCCCCCGTGGTGGCTGCAGGTACACCCTGGCCAGGTACTGTGGTGCTGACCCCACCCTGGAGCCCTTCATCGTGGAGGAGCAGCGGAGCCAGGATCACTCCAAGAAACCATTGGCCAATGTCTATGTCTATGCCTACAATATCTCCATCCATGCTGGTGAGGACAAAGCCGTCCAG GTTAACAACAAAGCCACCAACCTTCCAGCCATCCTGGAAGAGGGAAAAGTCCAGATTTTCCAAAATGAGGGCCGTACCATCCTCCAGACGGATTTTGGGCTGCAGGTGACCTATGATGAGGACCAGGTTATCAtggtggcactgcccagcagctATTTTGGGGCCAGCTGTGGCCTCTGTGGCAACTTCAATGAGGATACAGATGATGAAGCCATGGTTCCCAATGGTATTCCTGGTGAAGGTGGTGAGGACTGGGTGGAAAGCTGGAGAGATCCTTCATGCCAGGAAGATTGTGGAGACCAGGAGACTGCACAGGGCATGGAGAGGTGTG GCATCATGGCAACCAACAACCCCAGCACCACCATCTCTGCTTGTTTCCACAACAATCGCTCCTACAAGCTCCATGAGGAATTTTGGGAAGATGGGAGCTGCCAGAAGAGGTGCCGGTGTGAGGGTTCAGGGACAGTGACTTGTAAGCCAGGGGGATGTAGATCCCATGAAAAGTGTGTCGTGGTTAATGGCATCGCCAGGTGTACACCCAACAAGCACTACACCTGCATCGGGACAGGTGACCCACACTACACCACCTTTGACGGGGTGAGGTTTGACTTCCAAGGCTCCTGCATCTACCAGTTTTCTGCCCTCTGCACCCCCAAGCCCACCCTCGTCCCCTTCAATGTCACCGTGGAAAACAACCACCGTGGCAGCCGTGCCGTGTCCTTCACCAAGACCGTCAACCTGGAAGTCTATGGGAGTGTCATCAGCATGAGCCAGGAGCACCCACGCAAGGTCAAG GTGGATGGTACCTTTGTGTCCCTTCCCTTCACCCACCCCCACTTTTCTGTGTTCTACCGTGGCGTCCATGGCTTTGTCACCACTGACTTCGGTGTCACTGTCACCTTTGACTGGTACAGCTACGCCCGTGTCATCCTCCCCACCACCTACTCTGGTGCTGTCTGTGGCCTCTGTGGCAACGCCAATGGTGACCCCGATGACGACTTTGTCACCCCTGCTGGCCACCGTGCCTCCCATGAGACCCAGCTGGGTGACAGCTGGAAAGTGGGGGACATCCCCGGGTGCTCAGCTGGTTGTGGCGCAGAGTGCCCAGTGTGTGATGCAGTGAAGGTGCAGCCATACCGTGGGGACAAGTACTGTGGAGTGATCGCCCGAGCAGGAGGACCCTTCAAGGAGTGTCACCGTGTCATCAACCCGGAGTCGTTCCTACAGGATTGTGCTTTCGATGCCTGTCACTACAAGGGACACCGTGACACTGTGTGTCAGGGTGTCTCTGCCTATGTCACCGCATGTCAGAGTCACGGGTTGGTTGTGGAGACGTGGAGGACGGCGGAGTTCTGCA ctctttCCTGCCCCCCTCACTCCCACTATGAGCTCTGTGggagcccctgccagcccaccTGCCAAaccccctctgtccccacctCCTGTCCCGCATCTCCTTGCTCCGAGGGCTGTTTCTGCGACACCGGTTATGTCCTCAGCGGCTCCAACTGTGTCCCCCATTCTGAGTGTGGCTGTGAGTACCTTGGTCGCTACTACCAAAAGGATACAGAGTTCTACCCCTCATGCCGGGAACGCTGCCGCTGTGGCGCCAACGCCACAGTGACCTGCCAGGAGGCATTCTGTGGTGCCCACGAGGAGTGCCGGGTGGAAGACGGCGTGTTGGGCTGTCACCCCACTGGTTACGGCCGGTTGGTTGTGTCAGGAGATCCCCACTATGTCACCTTTGATGGACGCACCTTCAATATCCCGGGATCCTGCACCTACGTCCTGGCGCGGGTGTGTGAGCCAGCACGACGGTTGGTCAACTTCACAGTGTTGGTGGAGCATGAGGCAGGCAGTCACGGTGACCCAGTGCTGATGAAGAGAGTGGTGGTATCCATCCATGGGTACACCGTCACCATGGAGCGGGGACGGAGGTGGGAGGTGATG GTGGACTTGGAGCACTACACCCTCCCGCTGGTGACAGAGGACAAGAACCTCCGCATTGGCCAAGAGGGGAATAACATCATCCTTCACACTGCCGCAGGAATCCGCATCCTCTACAACACAGCCACCTTCCTCCTCATCACTGTCCCAGACATCTACCGCGGCCGGCTGTGCGGCTTGGGTGGCAACTATGATGGGGACCCCAGTAATGACTTACGGCTGCCCAACGGAGCACTGGTGGAAAACACCCAGGAATTTGTCACCTCCTGGAAGGTTCCAGAGAAGGACAGAGCGTGCAGTGATGGCTGCGATGATGGTGTGTGCAACAGGTGTGATGTTGCCAAAGAGGTGACGTATGGCAGGAATGGATCCTGCGGGATCATTCGTGACGCAGAAGGGCCCTTCCAGGGGTGCCACCCACGCGTTAGCCCCATGGAGTATTTCACCCACTGCGTCCATGATGTCTGTGCCGCCAACGGGGACCGCGCCGCCTTGTGCCATGCACTGCAGGCATACGCTGCTGCTTGCCAAGCTGCTGGAGCTACGGTCAGAGCGTGGAGGACAAAGGAGTTCTGCC ccctctcctgccccCCAAACAGCCACTATGAGCTCTGCACCCGCACCTGTGATCTCACCTGTGCTGCCCTCGTGGGCCCCGCCCGCTGCAGCTGGGGGTGCTTTGAGGGGTGTCAGTGTGATGAGGGGTTTGTCTTCGATGGGGACACCTGCGTGTCACCTGAGCGCTGCGGCTGCCTCCACAGGGGACGCTACCTCAAG GCAGGTGAGACTGTCACCTTTAACAACTGCTCCAAGGAATGCCATTGTCACCCATCACGGGGACTGGTGTGCCGGGACACACAGTGTCCCCAGGACCAGGTGTGTGTCATCCGTGACGGGGCACAGGTGTGTGCCAGGAGGGAAGGCCACTGTCGGGTCACGCCTGGAGCCACCATGACCACCTTCGATGGTGTCACCGGGTCCTTGCTGGCCAGTGGCACCTACAAGGTGTCAGCCCTCTGTGATGAGGAGGCACTGGATTGGTTCAAGGTGGTGATGGAGGTCAGCGACTGTCGTGACATGAGCATCCCCGCAGCCACAGCTGCCATCGTCTTTGTCCGCGAGGGCGTTGTCAGCGTCAATGGCAACATGGAGGTGTGG GTCAATGGCCTCTTCACCCGGCCCCCCACCACCGTCTCTGACTCCCTCTTTGTGGCATCATCCCCTGAGAATGTCACCATCACCCACCGCTCTGGGATGTCCATCACCATCACCCGGGATGGGGAAGCAACCATCACCGTGACCTCAAGCCTGGCCTCCCGTCTCTGTGCCCCCTGTGGGAATTTCAACCAAAACCCCAGAGATGACCTGAAGCTTCCAGACGGACGTGATGCTCAGAGTATTGGAGAAGTGGTGGACATGTGGAAATCCCGGGATTTTGCTGGATG ccaCATCTCCCACCAGACCCGTCAGGAAGTTGATGCTCCTATCTATCCCATCCCGTAG